From Lewinellaceae bacterium:
GCTTCCTCCTGGGGGAAAGCCACCTTTACATGGGCGACGGCATCCCCTTCGACCCCGAAGGCCTGTTGAGCACCCTGCCCGCCGTGGTGAATGTCGTCGCCGGATACCTCTTTGGGGCATACCTCGTAAAAGGAGAGATCAACTATGAAAAACTGGCCAAAACGATGCTGGTTGGCCTCGCCCTCCTCTTTGCCGCCTACTTGTGGAACTTCGGTTTCCCGGCCAACAAAAAGCTGTGGACGAGTTCCTACGTGCTGCTCACCGTAGGCCTGGACCTGCTGATCATGGCGGCCATCCTGTACAGCGCCAACCTGGCGGCGCGCAGGGTGAACTATCGCTTCTTCCTTATCTTGGGCATGAACGCCCTGTTTATCTACCTCTTATCCGAATACCTGGCCATCTTTATGCACTTTATCCGGGTAGAGGAAGGCGTATCGCTGTTTCAGTTTACGTATCGTTCTGTATTCGAATGGATGGGCCCTTATATCGGCTCTCTGGCCTTTGCCCTGGCCTTTGCAATGGTGTGCTGGACGGCGGGGTGGTGGTTGTGGAAGAGGGAAATTTATATTAAGGTGTGAATTATCCGAACTTCACTATTGTGAAATAGGCAAACTCCTGATCCGAATAGAAGAAGGTTCAATAATTACTATCGCCCCTTACTTTGAACAACATCGATCAGAATACAAAAATTGCCCGAAACATTCATTCAAATTCCCTAACCATGTCCGACGCCACTAAAAAATACACCACCATTCACTACCAGGGCTACCTGGAGCTGGAAAAAATCCTCGATGCGCAACACCCCCGCTCGGCGGAGCTGGAGGAAAAACCGG
This genomic window contains:
- a CDS encoding DUF1624 domain-containing protein; this encodes MKRFEALDAFRGMTIFLMIVVNTPGDWKVTFSPLLHAQWHGFTPTDLVFPSFLFAVGNALVFANRKWEGQPFSAYFGKVLRRTLILFLLGYLMYWIPFFQWTGSGSLAPIPISETRVFGVLQRIALCYFIASLMIHFLSKRALWASSAFILLIYWIILYAFGDYSLEGNAVLKLDRFLLGESHLYMGDGIPFDPEGLLSTLPAVVNVVAGYLFGAYLVKGEINYEKLAKTMLVGLALLFAAYLWNFGFPANKKLWTSSYVLLTVGLDLLIMAAILYSANLAARRVNYRFFLILGMNALFIYLLSEYLAIFMHFIRVEEGVSLFQFTYRSVFEWMGPYIGSLAFALAFAMVCWTAGWWLWKREIYIKV